The Juglans microcarpa x Juglans regia isolate MS1-56 chromosome 2D, Jm3101_v1.0, whole genome shotgun sequence DNA window TTGTATACGTTTGACACAAGCTCAAGATGGTCATTTAACATCCATGCACgcctcaaatttcttttttcttagtcattttttagtgattaaacATTTCAAGCATTGCTAGTCATCTTTGCAGTCAAGTGGGCGATGGCAGCAATGTCAGACATCTGTATCTGTTGTAAATCACAAACTAGAACCAAACAAGTATATTGCAAATACCTGGCGTATAAACTTCAGGTACAATAGGCCTCAAGACGCCTCTTGTCTTGATCTTGTTTTCTAGTAAGAGCTGCAACAACAGACATAACATAGATTTTGTTAAAGCCTTAGCTTGGATCATGATGTAGGACAGAGATATGTGACGTACCAAAGCACCAATGCCCGCTGGAATACCAACAGTGAGAGCCATAGCAGAAGTGGTTTTTCCATTCTCTGTCCTTCCAAATTCCAATAAAGTGGCTGTATGGTTCTCGGTTATTTGGTCATCTGGGAAATCTACCTCCACTTCATGATGCAAAAGCACCATATCCTGGTCCGTCATTAATCGCATAAGTTGCTATAGTTTAGTACTACtttgactaaaaaattataatatgtatagTCAAATCACAACAAGTGCACTTTGGAGAAGAATAACCTAAAGACTCGGtttaaattacaaatatgaaatataCCTGTTCTAAGCTGGAGTAGGCTAACCTCTCTTCCATGCGAACACAAGTAACATCGAATGCACTTTGGCAGGAAACAGGAATTTCTGTATGATCGTGAAATCCCAAAAATCTATTCCATATGCAAAACAACTATAGTcacttaaatttttacattctTTAGATGACATTTTTCTGTGAGCTTGAGCATAAAATAAAGAACtactaactatatataaatatatgtatatatacataaaagatATTATTGGTGGCCTACATGATAGTTTTGGCTGCCTTTACTGCAGTTCCTTGATCTTTGCAAAATCGAAGTGTGACAATCCTTTCAGTGATGTCCTTCTCTGCTATCAAAGGTCCATCCACACcttcacttttaattttaagaagTTCAAGCAAAAATGTTCTGAATGTCGCTCTCTTTCCCCCCCTAAGAATTGGATGAGCTTCCGTACTGAACATACCAATTCTTGCTAGTGTCCCCATTATCTCACCAAATCCTGTGCAGAATAATAGAGGATTAGTTTCTGCATTCTTTTCCTGAGAATTCCCTACTGTAAATCTTTGTGTCCATTTTCAAATATGGGTAGAAGTGTTATATTTtactcaaaataatattcaggtttgatttattaaaaattttgaggtTCACAATTGATGACCATCCTAATGCAACTTAGCATTAGcttataaaattgtaataactGGCACTGGGAATAATAGAAGCCAAAATCAAACATTTGTCATGCCTTCATAGCGAAGGGTTCCTCGGAATATGGTTGATGCTTCCTGTTCTATTCCATACACTTCCCCATAAACTAGTGAATTACGATTAGGAAGACACTCCAGTGCAAAAGCCGGAAAATCATGTAGCCGAAGTCTCACAGCTGAATCATAAAGACTGTCCCCTGCAAATTTGTAACTCAAAGTGAACCattgaatatatgtatattaaaaaaaaaaaaaaagaaaaaaatcgttCAAAGATACAGCTAAGGAAATTCTCGATATTTTTTCTGATAGTTGATATACTGTTCTAACATTGTAAATTCTAAAGTACATCTCATATTAAGGTGAATCAAATAAGAAAGATCAAGTCCTATGTTTAATAAACAATATATGAGTGCATGTGAAATGTTCAATTATGAAGAAACATAAAGAACATAAACATCCTGATGCTTACAGCTTACCATCAATATTTAAAGTTTCACCATGAGACCTATAGGTGGCAGGATTTTGCCCAGCTCGAATAGCTCCTGCAGGATTCCAACTGGAAAAGTTGATAAGAAAGTGAGCAAACAGCTGTAATGCTTAGAGATAGAGGTTAAAATATAATACCCAGTAGGGAAAGCAATTGATGAGAGATACATGTCTGTGAGAGTCGAGCAAGAAATATCTACTGCTTGTGTGTGTGGGGAAACTACTCGTCAATGCCATCTTTCTCAAGTAGCATGGAAAAAGTCATAATCAATGGAGAAAGATAAGGGAAATACTCCAGGAATTAATCCTATTCGTAGTTGTTGGGTTCAGTTTTCTTGTACAGGTGAGGatataatcattaattaaaGGTTGCATCACTTATGTACAACACTTAAAACAATATTGCCGAAACAATGGGGCGTTTGATATCTCACTCATTATTTCACAATATCTCACTCATTATTTCACCAGTTCTATATTTTACCATTTCACACATTcttcattgaaaaaatatgccTACATGTGTTACATGTCAGACATGCACTCACATTTAAAACGAAGCACATAAAACTTTCTGTTAACTGTAGGGTTGCAAATGAATAGAGCAGCTTGTGAGCAGCTCGAGCTTGGCTCCTATATAATCGGTTCAAATTTggttcatttaataaatgagatatttggAAACACTAATATTGGTTCGAATATTAAACGAGCAAAACTCGTATAAACTTGGCTCGACTCAGTTTAGGCTCGTGAACAAAACTCGTATGAGCTCGACTTGACTCATTTGAGCTCgtaatatttgttatatatgtatgtgttataTCTGTGACATGTTAGTTgtattttatatacttaattataatttatttattatattttaccttatttaatatattaaatatgttCCCAAAGTGCGTGTAGGATAActtgtataattctttttatagaatatattttatgtactTAGTTGTGTATTTTATTACTAGTTATATGATATAGCAAGctattttatgtttgtaatacaatttattttatgaacttagttaattatgtattatgtaatataacattaatgttatatattaattttctaattgttACATAGATTATAGCCTCTTGATATGGTAATAAATGAATGAGTGAATACACATTTACTTGAAACAATTaccaaattaattttaattgattaACTATAATTCGTATATATAATGCacatcataacataacatgatggtatttctttttaattaaagaaatatatcaTTAACCTTATACACAATATGGTTTTCATTATACTAGATAAATGATAACACATATTGTAAATTATAActattacttattatttatgattgcatactattatattttcataGTGTAATATATGTACAATAACTTAtctattataactatatatttatatcatatgcTTTTCATacactaataaatataatatttagtaATGTAtgctataatatatttgtaaattatatttaataataatatattatacaactaGAACTTTTGATTTATTATGTTATCTATATCTATTAGATGGTTTAgtttattacatttatcttatatattattttttttaatttataactataatttattttattttataaaagtaatatcctaataatttttcaatcaaaacTATTTGCTTGAATAGTTAGatggtttgaattttttgtaaaatttaaattttttatattaataaaagataagaataaaaaatttcaaaacaaaaatagagttCGACCTCAAGCTACTCGAGCTCGTgtcgtttgtttattttaagTCAAGCACGGGCTGAATTCAAACAACATTAATGGTTAATGAGTAGAGTTCGAACAAGGATATTCGAGGTCGAACGAGTACATATGCTAATTGAGAACGAGTACCCTTGTTCGAATTCATCTCCACTCGATTCATTTGCAGCCCTAGTTAACTATATTTAAACATCCATCGATCGCAGCACATCTGAACCCCTTCTAGTATCTCTAACTGGCATGCAGTTGACAGCCACTGAGCCACACAATATTATATGAATAGTTATCAGTTATTACCAAACACTTTCTCTCCCCAGCATGGAAAAAAGGCTCTTATGTTTGGTGAGTTTCAAAAAAGTCAAAGAAGATGAATATTTTGAATTCATGTAGTTTCAATAAGTACCTGAATTTATATGCTAATGGGTTGTTGGCAGCTGCTGGGGAAGGTAGTCCCCCACAGTAAGAAGTAAAAGACCTTATTCTCCCCTTTCGAGCATGAGCTTCATCAATCATCTTCATTGCCATCATATGATCTATTTCATCAACAACCACAATTACAAGTGAGAATATGCCAACAAACCTTGTCTCCAAAAGTTGGGACGAATCATTATGTTGGAACATTATACAGAAAGCATGACATAAGAAAAACTCTTATATAACACTAAAAGGCTGTGATGAAGGATATTGTGGAAGTAAATTTTATGTATGAAGCTGTAATGCATCTGGCAGTCAGTAAATTAGCACAGATTCATCTGTGTTCATAAGAACTATGCCATTCTGAAGAAGATACTTTATAGTGAAGAATCCTTGTCAACAATGGTTTGAAATTACCTATTCCAGGGTCCAGACCCATCTCACCCAGAATGGTAATACCAGCACTCTTAGCCTTTTCTTCTAACATGGACATGGATGCATCAACATAGCTAGCAGTAACAAGATGCTTTTTAAGCTGCATCAAAAGACGTTATCATGTCCTTAtccagaaggaaaaaaaaaaataatggacagcatttaataaaaggaaaataacagaCACTCCCTATGCTTTGatacttttgtttttctaagcCTGGAATTTCCAACTTTTCTGcttttagggctcgtttggataataagatgagatgagatgagatgagatggttttagatgagttgaataaaatattattataatattattattgttttgggatttgaaaaaattaaattgttattatattttgtgtgagaatttgaaaaagttgtaatgatgagatgagatgagatcgtttctctatccaaacaagcctaCGTTTTGCTGAAATCACAGACCTatgtccacttttttttttttttttaccacaaataataacaaaaataatatagaataatatttattccCCTCAGACCAAAAAAgcaataaagaagaaaaaagggaacTGGTTCGCAGTAAGATTGGACCCAACCCCCCCAATTGAGTTCAGTTcagattttataaattgtgaatTGATGCATTTGAATCCTTAACCTTTAGAAGGTTCATTATTACTATGATCCTTTCTTGTTAACTTTGGCTAGAAGCAGATTTGATCCTCGGTTGCTATCACAGTGTTGTtaactatatttaaaattaaataaatctcaATAGCATAATATACCTCTATGCATGCATTTGCCACAATAATGTGACAACTTGTAGGTAGTAAACTTATGACGACTTCAACCTGCACAGGGGCAAGAAGAATCTCAAACTTAAGTCCAAGATAAAGGCCAAATAAACTCAAACATTATCCTGCGAAAAAGAAAACCTTATTCTATTGAAAAAATAGGTTGAACATCTAAGAAATGACAATCATTCGATACACGTCTACAACTGTTGCCATGCACGCATGATAGGTATCCATTAATTATTGTTGCTGagcatttatattttctttgatgtCTTTTCTTTTATGAGTTTTTTCTCCCACTTCATGCTAGAGTAGAGGAGGAAGCAGTTCCACGTATATCCCTTCCTGATTTAGCCCAATGTTTGCTTGTAACCAAGCCCAAGGGTTGATCAATGTGGTTGTGAAGGGCTTAAGGTGCTTTTCAAATGTATGAGCTGTGGACCCCTCCCCCCTTTCCAggcaggaaaaaaataaaaggaaatagaaaaagaaaccaTTCAATGTTTAAGGGAATAGTTTTAATTGTTGTCTTGTGGATGGTTTTCGTTGCAAGTATCTTTTTCACGACATTAATTAAGACAATTGTCAATAAACGTTAAACAAAAAGGACTATACCCGTGAAATATACTTAAAAAGACTTTCATGATCCATCACGTCAAGCTGAACAGCTGTTGCATTCGGAATGCCTTCAATGATCTGCATCCAGTTCTTAACCATAAATTCATAATTGTCCGTAGGCAAAAAAGTACCACAATTAAATACGCATGCATGTACATGAACTCCTATTGTATTTAGACAGTAGTAAGCATACTTGTACAAAGTTAATAAACTCAAGCacattaaactaattttttttcgcTTAATGAGTCAATGAAGAAACAATAGTCTTAACAGAATTTGATGATCCAAAGTTAGCACAAAGAAGAAATGTTTTTGGTCAATGATACCTCTTCTGCATCCTTTAGGTAGAGAGATCCAACAATAACTTCAACACCATTGTGctcaatgaaattattttccagACATGCTTCATATTGTTGATAGGATGCAAAACTTCCATCTGTTGCCAACAGCTTAGCAGCTGGTTGACAGACCCGGCCAGCCCCAAGAATAAGAACTGCAGTCTTCGTTTTAATTTCATGTCGCTTCTTAATGCTGCTCTCCTGGACTTTACCAACCTTCAGTGAAATCTTATTTGTTTCTTGATTTGAAAGCCCAAAGTTTTCACTCGGATTAGCTATAGCAGTTAAAGAATCAATAATTTGATCCAGTACTGCCCTGTCATCAGCTCCAACCTGTCAAAAACAATAAACACATCATAACAAGGTATTCAACCTTGAATCGTACATTCTTTATAAAACTCATAGCTAAACGGGAATGATATACTAAAGTAAGAAAGAGAAAACATACACCTTTGAGAACGGAGACTTAAGCATTCTTGGTGCATCTAGAAAGAGCTACTGATATGGGTGTCAAGGGTACGTTTGGTTAATAAatcaatctcaattcatctcaactcatcattacaactttttcaaattccaacacaaaatataataaataattcaacttttttaaatcccaaaataataataatattaaaaaataatattctaacaatattttatcatcttaactcaactcaactcaactcagtttaacatccaaacacagccttaataAATCTTTATATTTCTGGCTACCGTATAAAATAGCTTGATGTTTTAAAGACATCAAATTTACAGGCTTTTCTTCGTCATTGATGATTTATGGTAGTAGAAATTATAAGCAGGCAGGTATTGTGATCAGAGAGCCTGCGAGTTTCAAAGAATAGCTCATCCATTGTCATTTTGTCTCCATATTGAATGCATTGgagataattatataaatataaatgaggTTGAGTAATTATGAAATTTCGTAACCAGAAAGGCCTCACATGTGTGTAGGAAATTTTAGTGTACTATCTTGATGATTCCCATTTTAGTCTTGCATTCTGGATGGGATGCGATTAAGAATCTGTCAAGGAGGCTTTACTTCACTCATATTAGACTATGTTCAGTGTCATCATGATTGTATGatctaatatatttttctacCTATCTACTACATTATCTCTCCTATACAGAGGAATTAAAGTGATCTAAAGGGGTACAAATATGAGTTCAGTGAATGCTAGAATTATTCCTTCTGCACTACGTagatttgaaaatacatactaCTATAAATTTCCTAACAAATCTGTACTCCCCCCGTCCCTAATAAATAGTCCATGTTCCTTTTATGTCCATcccaatatatttttctttggaaaaaaagtaagaataaCTGTTTTTCACTTCCCACAACTACCTTTGCCAAGTGtatttattaattgatatatGATCATATTCACTTTTGCATTGGAGAGTTACAATATTAGGATGTAGGAGCTTTTTTATTAATCTTCCTTTCACTTTTTGCATCATGCATGACTATCATTTAGGGAAAGGGGAGTGCGTAACAGGTGGAACGATGGTTCAATCTTCTATGCATCAATAAGGTAATACAACGATAATGGCAGATTTCAGCTGTTCCTCACCTGTTGCCTGGGATCTTTGAGAACAATGGTTAGAGATAACGGTTTTTTTCACAAGGTATAGAATAATGTCATTGACAAAGTTgcaaataattttcataacataGTTAGACCACATTatccaaaaaaatgcatttatgaTAACTCATGTTCTAAGGAAAGAGTGAGAAAGGAATTTGAAAGTTAGAAAATCTTTTCCACAATCAACACAATAATTTGCTCCAAAATtaaactagatttttttttcgtaAGTAAAAGCAATTATGTTATAAGTGTAAGGGCAACAATTCGAGTACAAATGATGCATACAAGAGAAACCACCCAACAAAGAtcaaagaaaatgtaaaaaaagtaCAATAACCTGCATTAGTAGAATGAGGGGATTAAGAAAACCACTTGAAAAGAAACCAAAATTAAACTGGATTAGATGCCTACTAACTTCAAGTTCCGAGTACGACATAACATCAGCACTCTGACCCACTTGGCATTTAACCAAGTGGAAGGAGCCACCTGCAGCTTCAATAATATCCAGTGCTTCATTTATTAGAAATTGATCAAATAAGTGACCACTCAGGGATACCTGAAAATTATATTCAGCAATCTTGTTCAGACAATAAGTAAACAACACTAGTTTGCGTGATATCAATACTAACCTTTAGCATGAAAAAGAGAATGAACagaaaaaagtataaattaCATTGACAAACCTACCAATATATTGTATTTCTTCTGGTTAGGATGGAAACTTGCTGTATTTTCTGATATTTCTCTGCAAATCAGAAAGGGAATTCTTGaatattaagaaaatcttaCCAGACATAACAGAAATTATTTCTCTCATAGgattgtcataaaaaaatataaataagtcaaatgGATTCTATGGTTTGAAAgagaattgaagaaaatatgTGACTACAATCTTCCCGAGGAGATTCTGACATCATGGTGGGACAAATTAGTCACCAAAGGAAGGTTTATTGAGACTCCAATGCATGAACATACTTTATCAAGTTGGCATAGGGCTATTATTGGTTTCTATTATACTCTTGTTTGGGATACATTTGAAAATCCTTTTGTTCCAATTGAAGTGGAAGCAGATAGGAGATACAGGCAATTTAAAACAGCAACTTATTACGAGAAGTGTTTTGAAGGTGAATGCTGCAATTTCTCACTAGTTTATATTTTGCCACGCTTGAAGTTTCCAATTACAGGACAACAGTATCAACATAATCAATTGATCTTATTACACTTGTTtgttgaaaaaacaaatatcttCCATGTCTATCCCACTGTTTTTTTAGGGTAGTGTTGGTCTACAAATATAAGTTCAGTTTCCTAGCCCATCCATCCAAGTCATATCGATAATGCACAACATTTCTGCATACAAGTGTTCTGTTCTCAGATGCCAATTGTTTTGGAAAAAACAGATGGCAAAGATTTCCCAATGTTATTGAGATGGGGGAGCTTCAGAGCTACACTCAATTTTCTAAGATTCTACTTTTCCCAAAACAAGTATATAGCTACAAgtgagaaataaagaaatatgaaatttatattatgGAGCCATATTGGTctagtttaatatattttactctGACCTTAGTAGCACGGAATCAGTTTCTCACAAATTAAACTGTTTAAGTAGGTTAATTTTATTCCTAATAAGCTCTCAATTCCCACTAGGATCTTTTCAAGTCAACTGACttccattttttattgaaaagaaagaattcaCTAAGAAAAATTCCTAGTCAAGGTTCTTGAGCTCAATAATTGACAATAGAATTCTGAGGAACCCCATTCTTTTTACCAGATATAAATGTAGAACCAATTAAAAGGCCACCAAATCTATGATGCAAAAGAAGCTTACTCTGTTTCAGAGTTTCGCATACGTTGAATATATTCGTACAAAGAGGTAAGGGCTCCTCCATGGGCTATGCAAGCCCTTCCTAAGTGTGCAGGTAACTTGGCTATATCTGTTGCAGAAGCCAAACTTCCGACAAATTGGGATAGTATGTCTCCAAAATGTTGGGATGCCTTTCGAAAGTTAAGTGTCATGTTaattgagatgatgaaagtTAAATGTTGACACAAAGTTACTAATGGAGATATATTGCACATAgggaaatattatatatatatataaaaaagaaagaaaataactgGATGACAATATTCACCTCTTTTGCAAACTCTGTTGGAAGAATGTCAACAGCTGAACATATCACGCCATTACCCTCCATGTCAAGATGATATGAATCATGAAAAGGATCATAtctgaaaataatgaataagcatatcatcaattCCAGTAAAAACCCTGTAGAACTGAATATTTGCATTTAGAAACACAACCAAAGATGCGAAATGAGAGTCCAGCATTTGAAGCAAACTGCGCATGAACAGAATTATGATAAGAATAATCTTAACTGTTCCTTACCTACAAGCAACAACTATACATGAGAGCAGAAGCCCTTGTGTTGTTCCTACTTGCTTACACTTGAAAACAATGGCTTgtggagg harbors:
- the LOC121249977 gene encoding alpha-aminoadipic semialdehyde synthase isoform X2; translated protein: MYWEKRFPRLLTSNQVQDLKRKGCPLVGVADITCDIGGSIEFVNQLTSIDSPFFRYDPFHDSYHLDMEGNGVICSAVDILPTEFAKEASQHFGDILSQFVGSLASATDIAKLPAHLGRACIAHGGALTSLYEYIQRMRNSETEEISENTASFHPNQKKYNILVSLSGHLFDQFLINEALDIIEAAGGSFHLVKCQVGQSADVMSYSELEVGADDRAVLDQIIDSLTAIANPSENFGLSNQETNKISLKVGKVQESSIKKRHEIKTKTAVLILGAGRVCQPAAKLLATDGSFASYQQYEACLENNFIEHNGVEVIVGSLYLKDAEEIIEGIPNATAVQLDVMDHESLFKYISRVEVVISLLPTSCHIIVANACIELKKHLVTASYVDASMSMLEEKAKSAGITILGEMGLDPGIDHMMAMKMIDEAHARKGRIRSFTSYCGGLPSPAAANNPLAYKFSWNPAGAIRAGQNPATYRSHGETLNIDGDSLYDSAVRLRLHDFPAFALECLPNRNSLVYGEVYGIEQEASTIFRGTLRYEGFGEIMGTLARIGMFSTEAHPILRGGKRATFRTFLLELLKIKSEGVDGPLIAEKDITERIVTLRFCKDQGTAVKAAKTIIFLGFHDHTEIPVSCQSAFDVTCVRMEERLAYSSLEQDMVLLHHEVEVDFPDDQITENHTATLLEFGRTENGKTTSAMALTVGIPAGIGALLLLENKIKTRGVLRPIVPEVYTPALDFLQAYGLKLMEKIE
- the LOC121249977 gene encoding alpha-aminoadipic semialdehyde synthase isoform X1, with the protein product MLGNGAIGILAESCNKWERRVPLTPSHCARLLHSGREQTGVSRIIVQPSTKRIHHDSQYEDVGCEISEDLSECGLILGVKQPKLDMILPDRAYAFFSHTHKAQKENMPLLDKIITERVSLFDYELIVGDHGGRLLAFGKYAGRAGLIDFLRGLGQRYLSLGYSTPFLSLGASYMYPSLAAAKAAVISVGEEIATLGLPSGICPLIFIFTGSGSVSLGAQEIFKLLPHTFVDPSKLPELFEVASNVTQPVRTSKRFFQVYGCIVTCREMVGHKDPTKVFDKADYYAHPEHYNPIFHEKIAPYASVIVNCMYWEKRFPRLLTSNQVQDLKRKGCPLVGVADITCDIGGSIEFVNQLTSIDSPFFRYDPFHDSYHLDMEGNGVICSAVDILPTEFAKEASQHFGDILSQFVGSLASATDIAKLPAHLGRACIAHGGALTSLYEYIQRMRNSETEEISENTASFHPNQKKYNILVSLSGHLFDQFLINEALDIIEAAGGSFHLVKCQVGQSADVMSYSELEVGADDRAVLDQIIDSLTAIANPSENFGLSNQETNKISLKVGKVQESSIKKRHEIKTKTAVLILGAGRVCQPAAKLLATDGSFASYQQYEACLENNFIEHNGVEVIVGSLYLKDAEEIIEGIPNATAVQLDVMDHESLFKYISRVEVVISLLPTSCHIIVANACIELKKHLVTASYVDASMSMLEEKAKSAGITILGEMGLDPGIDHMMAMKMIDEAHARKGRIRSFTSYCGGLPSPAAANNPLAYKFSWNPAGAIRAGQNPATYRSHGETLNIDGDSLYDSAVRLRLHDFPAFALECLPNRNSLVYGEVYGIEQEASTIFRGTLRYEGFGEIMGTLARIGMFSTEAHPILRGGKRATFRTFLLELLKIKSEGVDGPLIAEKDITERIVTLRFCKDQGTAVKAAKTIIFLGFHDHTEIPVSCQSAFDVTCVRMEERLAYSSLEQDMVLLHHEVEVDFPDDQITENHTATLLEFGRTENGKTTSAMALTVGIPAGIGALLLLENKIKTRGVLRPIVPEVYTPALDFLQAYGLKLMEKIE